AGCAAATGATGGACCTGAAACCGACCGGCAAACCCGAGGATGACGAAATGGTCCAATCCGCCAAACTGGCGGCGATCGAAGGCTTCAAGGCCATGCCGGATGCCTCCTTGCGGGGGAAGGTCGTGGACCTGAGCAAGAACGACCCGGACTTGAAGGTCCGGGAAGCGGCCCTGGACGCCCTGAAAAAATAATTTCGAGTTCTGAAATTAAGAATTAAAACTAAGAATTCAAAATGGGGGTCCCCATGATCCTTTCCGAAACACAGGTCCAAGGCCATTCCTGCTTGGTGCTGGACCCTCCCATCATCCCGGCGGGCGCCCCGGTCATTGTCATTCTCCATGGGTTGGGCACCAACGCGGACGACCTGGCCCCCTTGGCCGATGAATTAAGGCTGGAGGGCTGCCGTTTCGTCCTCCCGGACGCTCCCCTCCATTTGAAGGGTTATCCGGAAGGGGCCTATGCCTGGTATGACTTCCAGGCCCATGACCGGGAAGAGATCGTGGAAAGCCGGGAATATCTCTTCAAGGTCCTGGACCGTTTTTCTAATGATCCGAATTTGAGGCCCGCGCCTGGGGTCGAGAAAAAACCTTCGCCGGTGGTCTTGATGGGGTTCTCGCAGGGTGGGGTCATGTCGCTGGAAGCGGGCTTGAACTACAAGGGGAAGGTCGCCGGGATCGTCTCGATGAGCGGTTATATGCCCGATCCCTGGTCCACCTTGACCAAGGCGGAAGCCCCCTTGGACCTGCCGATCCTCTTGGTGCATGGCACCCTGGACGATGTGGTCCCGGTGGACGGCTCCCGGCACGCGGAAGAGTCCCTGAAACAGACCGGTTATTCGGCGGTGGAACGGAAGGAATTCCCCATGGGCCACACCATCAGCCCGGAATCGTTGGACGTCGTGCGGGAGTTCTTGAAGAAGGTCTTGGGACGTTAAGGTCCTTGTGCCCATCGAACAAAAATCGTTAAAAGTCCTGCGTTCCGGAAAATCTTGTCAGGTCCAACCGCCTTGAAATGCCCTGGGTGCGTCAGTAACTTGAATCCGGCGTCCCAAGACTTCAGAATCCTGATCCGTTCCGGAGGAATTCCATGATGTGGTTCCGTCGCATCGGTCTTTTCCTGGCCGTCAACCTGTTGGTGATGGTCACCATTTCCATGATCGTCCATTTCCTGGGGTTGGAGAATTTCCTGACCCAGCGGGGCGTCGACTATGGCTCCTTGATGATTTTTTGCCTCGTTTGGGGTATGGGCGGGTCGTTCCTCACGCTGATGATCTCCCGTTGGTCGGCCAAGACCATGATGGGAGTCCAGGTCTTGGATCCGGAGAACCCGGGTGGGGCCGAAGAGCGCTGGTTGGTGCAAACCGTCCACAACTTGGCCCAAAGGGCGGGGCTTACCACCATGCCCGAGGTCGGGATCTATGAAAGTCCCGACCCGAACGCTTTTGCCACCGGGCCCGATAAACATCATGCCCTGGTGGCCGTTTCCACGGGACTTTTCAATGCCATGGAACGTGAGGAGATCGAGGCGGTCCTGGGCCATGAGATGACCCACATCACCAACGGCGACATGGTGACCCTGACCCTCATCCAAGGTGTCATCAACGCCTTCGTCATGTTCCTGGCCTACGCGGTTTCCATCGCCTTGACCCGTGGTAGCGACAACGACCGCCGGGAGGGTAGCCCAATGGCCCAATTCTTCCTGCGGATGGTCCTGGAAATGGTCTTCGGGATCCTGGGGATGATCCCCGTGATGGCCTTCTCAAGGTGGCGGGAATACCGCGCGGACGCCGGTGGGGCCGGTTTGACCAGCCGCCAGCAGATGGCCAACGGCCTACGGGCCCTGCAACGCTACATCCATCAACCCAAACCCTCGGAACCGGCCTCCATCGCCGCCTTCAAGATCTCCGCGCCCGGAGGATCCCTTTTCGCCTCCCATCCGCCGCTGGAAAAGCGGATCCAGAGGTTGGAGGCAGGGGGAATGACGGACCCGGGTTTTTGAGGAGTCGATAAAGCGAAAGGCGACCTTTTTGGGTCGCCTTTTTTGTTTAAGGTCCGGGTGGTCTCAGGGCCAATTGATGGGGAAATCGATAGGGAAAAAATCCGAACCGGCTCTTCGGTAATGTCCCCTTAAGTCACGGACTTTTCCGCCTGTTAACGCCCGGACATGCAGGTTTTCCCAGGTGAAATGACTCTGGTCCGCGATCCTCTTGGCCTGACGCCAGGAATCCATTCCTTTGTTCCGATGCTTTTGGAGGAACCGGACCTCGGCGAAACCAAGCAGGGCATAGATGCGTCCCCGGGTGTCCCCGGTCTTCCTGAAAAGATCGTCCGCTTGATGAAAGGCCAGGATGGCTTGGGGATATTCTCCGAGCATCTTGTGGGTGGTCCCGATGGACCAAAGGGTGTAGGCGTAGCTGACCCGGTCGCCGATGGTCCCATAAAGCTTTTCGGCCTTTTTGTAGAAGGGAAGGGCCTGGCGGAATCGGTCATTCATCCGTTCGACGTTCCCCAACCCGCAATAGGAGTAGGCGATGCCGAAGGTGTCCTTCCGTTGGCGCATCCGGCGGTTGGCTTCCCGGTAATATTTCCCGGATTCGTCATAGCGGCCCAACATGCGGAAAATGCCGCCCAGGGCGCAGCAGGTATAGGCGATCCCTTCGGGATCCCGAAGCTTTTTGAAGGCCCGCAGGGCGATGAGCAATTCCTGCAGGCCCTTTTTCATGTTCCCGGCGATGCGCCAGGTGCCGCCCAAAGCCCAATGGGAGAAGGCTTCGCCGCCGGGATCCTTCTCTTTTTTATAGAAGGCCTGGGCTTTTTGGAGGATGGCGAGGGCTTCCATCGGCCTTCCACAAGCCCGGGCGGCCAGGGCCCAACCGACTTGAGCGTCCCAATAGAGGGCGGGATCCTTTGTGCGGAGGGTTCGGGCCCCTTGGGCGTAGTGCCGTAGGGAGTCCTGGAAATCCCCCTGGATGCGTTCCATATCGGCCAGTCCGAGCAACGCTTGGGCCCGGTCGAGGGCGTCCAATCGGGGATGGGCCGAGAGCTTTTTGTAGATCCTTGCCGCATGGGCGAAATGGGAGGACGATCGTTCTTCCTCGGCTTGTCGAAGAAGTGTTTCCAAATGGTGGACCGAAGATCCCAAGGTTCTTTCCTGATGCCGCGAAGACCCGGATGGGTCCTCCGTTTGAAATGCCGGACGCCGGTAGTATACTCGGCACGCTTGGGACCACCTAGACGACCGAAGGACGGAATTTGAAGCGTTACGCCTTCCTGTTTTTCTTTCTGACCTGCCTCCCGGCCTGGGCCGGGGATGGGTTTCCAGTGATCGAAGTGGCGCCCTGGAACGGCCACAAGGCCGCGACCTCCCTGACCTTCGATGACGGCGATCATTCCCACTTGGACGTGGCCATCCCCGAGCTCGACCAAAGGGGGATGAAGGCCACTTTTTTCCTCATCGCCAACCAGATCGACCGCAAGGATGAATGGCGGCGGATCATCGCCAAGGGCCATGAGATCGGGAATCACAGCTTGGACCACCGGCATCCCGCCGAAATGACGCCCCCGCAGCAGGAAGCCCAGGTGGTGGGGGCCAATCACGTGCTCCAAAAGGAGTTCGGCGTCCAGGTCCGGAGTTTCGCCTATCCCTTCACCGAGATCACCCCGGAATTGCAAAAAGCCCTGGGAAAGACCGATCTTTTGGCCCGGGGAGGTTATGGGAAGGACTATGTCCTGACGCCGGCCATGGATCCGGATTGGCTCGACATTCCCGCCCGGATGACCGAGACCAAGCTCCCCCTTTCCACTTACCGCCGATGGATCGTGGAGGACGTCAAGAAGGGCGGGTGGTTGGTCTGGATGATCCACGGATTGGAAGGAACGGTCTCAGGGTGGAACCCCATCTTGCGCAAGAACTTCACGGCCATCCTGGACGACATCGCGGCCAAGGACATCTGGGTCGGGACCTTCACGGAAGTGGGCAGCTATTTTATGGGGGCCAAGATCCTCGGGAAGGCCGGGGCCAGGACCGAAGGGAACCGGAAGACCTACCGGTGGGACCTGCCCGAATTTTTCCCGCCCCATGTTTTTTTAAAGGTCCGCTTGAAGGGCGAGGGCGTCCTGTTCCAGGACGGGAAGCGGCTCCGGCCGGACGAAAGCGGGCTCTATCCGGTCGATCTTGACCAAAAGTCGTTGACTCTCGGGCGGAAATAGCCCGCGGCCTCCTGAAAAGTCTTCCTGAAATCAATTCAAGTTCGTTTGCCCGTAAAATGACATCCATGAAAAATTTTGCCTGAACTTTCCTTCTTTGTGGCCCTTGCCTGTGGTTTTCCCGTCTAAAAAGTGCTAAGAAAAGCTGTCTAATTTTTCACTTTTTTGTCGTTTTCCGGAAAACCAAGGAGTCGAACGTGGCTACCATCAAGGATGTCGCCAAACGAGCCGGGGTCACCATTGGAACCGTTTCCAGGGTCCTCAACAACAAGAAGTGGGTCAGCGAAGATTGCCGCAAGCGCGTGCTGGTGGCCATCAAGGACCTGCATTACAAGCCCCAGGCCCATGCCCGCCGCCTGCGCCAGAAACATTCCAAGATCTGCGGGGTCATCGCACCCCACCACACCTCGGTTTTCCGCAGCCCCTTCTTCACCCACATTATGCGGGGACTGGAGGAAGTGGCCGCCGAGAAGCAGTACCGCCTCCTGCTGCATCCTTTGAGCGAGACCGCCCGGGCCCAGATCTCCTACCGCGCCCTGCTCGGCGACGGCAGTGTGGACGGCATGTTCGTGTTGAACGCCTGGTCCACCGACGCCTCCATCCGCGAACTGGCCGAGGCCCAGGTGCCTTTCGTGCTGGTGAACGGCAAGATCACCGGCCAGGAGGACCTTCCTTATGTCGGGTTCGACAACCGGGGAGGGGTGAGGATCGCCATCGACCATCTGGTCAAGCTGGGCCACGAGCGCATCGGCATCATCAATGGGAAGATGACCACCACCAACGCGTTGGAGCGCTTCCAGTCCTTCCAGGAGAACCTGGCCGAACATAAGCTGGAGTTCCAACAGGAATGGGCGGCCGATGGGGATTTCGAGGAGGAGGGCGGTTATAAGGCGGCCCTGAAGATCCTCGGCGCGGTGCGCCGTCCCAGCGCCATCCTTTGCGCCAGCGACCTGATGGCCATCGGGGCCATCCGGGCGCTCCGGGAGAAGGGCCTCAACGTGCCGGGCGACATCTCGGTCATCGGGTTCGACAACATGGACGAGGCGGCCTACCATGAGCCGGCCATTACCACGGTCGCCTTCTCCGCCTATGAAATGGGGAAACTGGCCGCCCGGAAGATGTTCCAGATGATCTCCCAGGAGGACCTGGCCGAAAAAGCCTCCACGCTCCAGCCTGAGTTGCTCGAACGGGAATCCACCCGCAAGGTCCACTAAGGCCCAAAAGGGATACAATGGCCCTGCCGGGTTTCCCGGCGGGGCTTTTTTATTTTGTGGGAGTAACCTTCCGGACGGACCAAGGGGTAGAACCAGGCATGAAAATCCTCAAGACCCTCGCGGTCCTTTTGGCGCTTTCCGGTCTCCCGGCTTGGGCCCTGCAGGACAGTTCTCGGGTCGTCCAAGTCGAGGCTTATCCTTCCCTGAAGCCGGTCCATCCCGACGCCCTTTTCACCGTCGCGGTCCGGTTGCGGATCCAAAAGGGCTGGCATGTGAACGCCCACGAAGGATTGCCCGACTATTTCATTCCCCTGGAACTTTCCCTGCCGGCCGGCGGCGATTTCTCGGCTTCGGGAGAGGTCCGCTATCCGGCAGGGGAAAAAAAGGCCCTGGGTGGATCGGCCAAGGCCTTTCCCGTCTATGAGGGGGACCAGGTCCTTTACCTGGACATCCGGTCGGCGCCTTCGGCCAAGCCGGGCAGCGCCGTCTTGCCGCTTTCGCTCAAGCTCCAGGCCTGCAACGATAAGGTCTGTCTTTCCCCCGCCACCGTCCCCGTGACCGTCCAGGTGCAGGTCGGGGACCTGAAGGCCCCGGTCGCGCCCTTCCATCCGGAGCTTTTTCAGGGCGCCCTGGCGAGCCAACCGGCCTCCGGGCTTTCCGAGAACATCATCGCGAAATATCTCCGCAATAACGGGATCCTGCTGACCTTCGTGCTCATCTTCCTGGGGGGGCTGGCCCTGAACCTGACCCCCTGTGTCTATCCCATGATCCCCCTCACCATCTCCTACTTCGGGAACCAGAAGGCCGAGAAGCCGGGCGTCATCCTGGGCCGGGCGGTGGCCTATGTGGTGGGCATTTCCATCACCTATTCCTCGTTGGGCGTGACCGCGGCCCTGACGGGGAAGATCCTGGGTTCCTCCCTGCAGTCGCCGGCGGTGCTCGTGGGCATCTCCCTGGTGCTGGTGGTCCTTTCCTTTTCCATGTTCGGGCTCTACGAGATCCAGGCGCCGGCCTGGCTCCTGAACAAGATCGCTTCCTCCAGCACCCAAGGCTGGTTGGGGGCCCTGGGGATGGGGCTGGTCTTCGGGATCGTGGCGGCGCCTTGCGTGGATCCCTTCTCCATCGGCCTGCTCACCTTCGTCGCCGCCAAGGCGAACCCTTACCTGGGCTTCATCATGTTCTTCACCCTTTCCCTGGGTTTGGGGTTCCCCTATGTGTGGCTCGGGTTCTTCTCCACCGAGATCCAACGCCTTCCCCGGTCGGGCATGTGGATGGTCTGGGTGAAGAAGATCTTCGGAATGGTGTTGTTGGGCATGCCCCTTTATTTCTTGAGCCCGCTCTTGCCAAAGGGCTGGGAACATTTCCTGGTACCGGCCTACCTGGTCCTTGGCGGCCTTTTGTTGGGATGGGTCTTCTCGGGGAAGGGCGTGACGGAAGGGTTCAAACGTTTCCAATGGGTTTTCGGGGCCGTCCTTTTGGCCCTCGGGATCGTGGTCTTCCAAGCCTGGCCCCAGCCGGTGGAACTCCCCTTCGCCGCTTACGACCCGGCTACCTTGACCCGGGCCGAAAAGGACGGGAAACCCGTCTTCATCGACTTTTCCGCCAGTTGGTGCGCGCCCTGCAAGGAATTGGAGATCAAGACCTTCTCGAACCCAAAGGTCCACGAGGCCTTGAAAGGATGGGTCCTTCTCAAGGCGGACCTGACCCAATTCTCCTCGGGGCCGGTGGAGGAATTGAAGAGGACCTACGGCATCATGGGGGTCCCCACCTTGGTCTTCGTGGGGAAGGACGGGAAAGAGAAAAAGGACCTACGGGCGGTGGGGTTCA
The genomic region above belongs to bacterium and contains:
- a CDS encoding alpha/beta fold hydrolase, producing MILSETQVQGHSCLVLDPPIIPAGAPVIVILHGLGTNADDLAPLADELRLEGCRFVLPDAPLHLKGYPEGAYAWYDFQAHDREEIVESREYLFKVLDRFSNDPNLRPAPGVEKKPSPVVLMGFSQGGVMSLEAGLNYKGKVAGIVSMSGYMPDPWSTLTKAEAPLDLPILLVHGTLDDVVPVDGSRHAEESLKQTGYSAVERKEFPMGHTISPESLDVVREFLKKVLGR
- the htpX gene encoding protease HtpX is translated as MWFRRIGLFLAVNLLVMVTISMIVHFLGLENFLTQRGVDYGSLMIFCLVWGMGGSFLTLMISRWSAKTMMGVQVLDPENPGGAEERWLVQTVHNLAQRAGLTTMPEVGIYESPDPNAFATGPDKHHALVAVSTGLFNAMEREEIEAVLGHEMTHITNGDMVTLTLIQGVINAFVMFLAYAVSIALTRGSDNDRREGSPMAQFFLRMVLEMVFGILGMIPVMAFSRWREYRADAGGAGLTSRQQMANGLRALQRYIHQPKPSEPASIAAFKISAPGGSLFASHPPLEKRIQRLEAGGMTDPGF
- a CDS encoding tetratricopeptide repeat protein, whose amino-acid sequence is MGSSVHHLETLLRQAEEERSSSHFAHAARIYKKLSAHPRLDALDRAQALLGLADMERIQGDFQDSLRHYAQGARTLRTKDPALYWDAQVGWALAARACGRPMEALAILQKAQAFYKKEKDPGGEAFSHWALGGTWRIAGNMKKGLQELLIALRAFKKLRDPEGIAYTCCALGGIFRMLGRYDESGKYYREANRRMRQRKDTFGIAYSYCGLGNVERMNDRFRQALPFYKKAEKLYGTIGDRVSYAYTLWSIGTTHKMLGEYPQAILAFHQADDLFRKTGDTRGRIYALLGFAEVRFLQKHRNKGMDSWRQAKRIADQSHFTWENLHVRALTGGKVRDLRGHYRRAGSDFFPIDFPINWP
- a CDS encoding polysaccharide deacetylase family protein — protein: MKRYAFLFFFLTCLPAWAGDGFPVIEVAPWNGHKAATSLTFDDGDHSHLDVAIPELDQRGMKATFFLIANQIDRKDEWRRIIAKGHEIGNHSLDHRHPAEMTPPQQEAQVVGANHVLQKEFGVQVRSFAYPFTEITPELQKALGKTDLLARGGYGKDYVLTPAMDPDWLDIPARMTETKLPLSTYRRWIVEDVKKGGWLVWMIHGLEGTVSGWNPILRKNFTAILDDIAAKDIWVGTFTEVGSYFMGAKILGKAGARTEGNRKTYRWDLPEFFPPHVFLKVRLKGEGVLFQDGKRLRPDESGLYPVDLDQKSLTLGRK
- a CDS encoding LacI family DNA-binding transcriptional regulator, encoding MATIKDVAKRAGVTIGTVSRVLNNKKWVSEDCRKRVLVAIKDLHYKPQAHARRLRQKHSKICGVIAPHHTSVFRSPFFTHIMRGLEEVAAEKQYRLLLHPLSETARAQISYRALLGDGSVDGMFVLNAWSTDASIRELAEAQVPFVLVNGKITGQEDLPYVGFDNRGGVRIAIDHLVKLGHERIGIINGKMTTTNALERFQSFQENLAEHKLEFQQEWAADGDFEEEGGYKAALKILGAVRRPSAILCASDLMAIGAIRALREKGLNVPGDISVIGFDNMDEAAYHEPAITTVAFSAYEMGKLAARKMFQMISQEDLAEKASTLQPELLERESTRKVH
- a CDS encoding cytochrome c biogenesis protein CcdA, producing MKILKTLAVLLALSGLPAWALQDSSRVVQVEAYPSLKPVHPDALFTVAVRLRIQKGWHVNAHEGLPDYFIPLELSLPAGGDFSASGEVRYPAGEKKALGGSAKAFPVYEGDQVLYLDIRSAPSAKPGSAVLPLSLKLQACNDKVCLSPATVPVTVQVQVGDLKAPVAPFHPELFQGALASQPASGLSENIIAKYLRNNGILLTFVLIFLGGLALNLTPCVYPMIPLTISYFGNQKAEKPGVILGRAVAYVVGISITYSSLGVTAALTGKILGSSLQSPAVLVGISLVLVVLSFSMFGLYEIQAPAWLLNKIASSSTQGWLGALGMGLVFGIVAAPCVDPFSIGLLTFVAAKANPYLGFIMFFTLSLGLGFPYVWLGFFSTEIQRLPRSGMWMVWVKKIFGMVLLGMPLYFLSPLLPKGWEHFLVPAYLVLGGLLLGWVFSGKGVTEGFKRFQWVFGAVLLALGIVVFQAWPQPVELPFAAYDPATLTRAEKDGKPVFIDFSASWCAPCKELEIKTFSNPKVHEALKGWVLLKADLTQFSSGPVEELKRTYGIMGVPTLVFVGKDGKEKKDLRAVGFINVEEMLQKTAHIGD